The following proteins are co-located in the Acidimicrobiales bacterium genome:
- a CDS encoding SDR family NAD(P)-dependent oxidoreductase, which translates to MTGPSPSTPLPDLTGQVALVTGTTSGLGRRFAEILAGHGATVVLTGRRADRLETMATELRAAGHSCMPLPLDVTDAASLPAAVDRIRDELGMVTILVNNAGIPDARLAHTMPLDLIDRVLDTNLRAPYVLSCAVARGLIESDRPGRIVNISSMFARTYADAGASLYSVTKAGVVRMTEVLAVEWARHRINVNCIMAGAVATEMLDGMIERVGDPSEGFPRKRLMTPAQIDSTLLYLVSPDSEAVTGATIAVDDGQYAR; encoded by the coding sequence ATGACCGGGCCGTCGCCATCCACCCCCCTGCCGGACCTGACCGGACAGGTCGCGCTCGTCACCGGCACGACGTCGGGACTCGGGCGCCGCTTCGCTGAGATCCTGGCTGGCCACGGCGCGACGGTCGTGCTCACGGGCCGACGGGCCGACCGCCTCGAGACGATGGCCACCGAGTTGCGGGCCGCCGGTCACAGCTGCATGCCGCTTCCGCTCGACGTCACGGACGCTGCGTCGCTACCCGCTGCGGTCGACCGGATCCGCGATGAACTCGGCATGGTCACGATCCTCGTCAACAACGCCGGGATCCCCGACGCCCGGCTCGCGCACACCATGCCGCTCGATCTCATCGACCGCGTACTGGACACGAACCTGCGGGCTCCGTACGTCCTGTCGTGTGCCGTGGCGCGTGGTCTCATCGAGTCCGACCGTCCGGGCCGGATCGTCAACATCTCCTCGATGTTCGCCCGCACCTACGCCGATGCCGGGGCATCGCTGTACTCGGTCACCAAGGCCGGCGTGGTCCGCATGACCGAGGTACTCGCCGTCGAGTGGGCGCGGCACCGGATCAACGTGAACTGCATCATGGCCGGAGCGGTGGCCACCGAGATGCTCGACGGCATGATCGAACGGGTCGGCGACCCTTCCGAGGGCTTTCCCCGAAAGCGCCTCATGACCCCCGCCCAGATCGACTCGACGCTGCTCTACCTCGTGTCGCCGGACTCGGAGGCGGTCACGGGCGCGACCATCGCCGTCGACGACGGCCAGTACGCCCGCTGA
- a CDS encoding SDR family NAD(P)-dependent oxidoreductase, giving the protein MTDDRGRLAGKVAIVTGAGSGLGRASAELFAAEGASVACVDLDGGAAAQTADAITAAGGSAVAISADVSSEADTEAMAAATVDAFGPPTVIYANAGIAGPGRAGDISVAQWDRVIAVNLTGVWLCSKAVLPHMIAAGGGSIVNQASVGGVIGVPGIASYAAAKAGVIGLTKQMAVDYGPDNVRVNAICPGTVPTPLVRKTWEVAGGFASGSGGADGRPDFDAVVAASEQRYPLGRLGTVDHIAQAALYLASDAADWTTGTILTVDGGLSTA; this is encoded by the coding sequence ATGACAGATGACAGAGGAAGACTGGCCGGCAAGGTGGCGATCGTGACCGGTGCCGGGTCGGGATTGGGACGGGCGTCGGCCGAGTTGTTCGCAGCCGAGGGGGCGTCGGTCGCCTGCGTGGATCTCGACGGTGGGGCCGCCGCGCAGACCGCCGACGCGATCACCGCCGCCGGGGGTTCGGCTGTCGCGATCAGCGCGGACGTGTCGTCGGAGGCGGACACCGAGGCGATGGCCGCGGCCACCGTCGACGCCTTCGGTCCGCCCACGGTGATCTACGCGAACGCCGGGATCGCGGGGCCGGGGCGCGCCGGTGACATCTCGGTGGCGCAGTGGGACCGGGTCATCGCCGTGAACCTGACGGGTGTGTGGCTGTGCTCCAAGGCGGTGCTCCCCCACATGATCGCGGCGGGTGGCGGATCGATCGTCAACCAGGCCAGCGTGGGCGGAGTCATCGGGGTTCCCGGGATCGCCTCGTACGCAGCGGCCAAGGCCGGGGTGATCGGTCTGACGAAACAGATGGCCGTCGACTACGGCCCGGACAACGTGAGGGTCAACGCGATCTGCCCCGGGACGGTCCCGACGCCGCTCGTCCGCAAGACGTGGGAGGTCGCCGGCGGCTTCGCCTCCGGATCGGGCGGGGCCGACGGGCGCCCCGACTTCGACGCCGTGGTGGCGGCGTCCGAGCAGCGATACCCGCTCGGACGTCTCGGCACCGTCGACCACATCGCTCAGGCCGCGCTCTACCTCGCCTCCGACGCAGCCGATTGGACCACCGGCACGATCCTCACCGTCGACGGGGGCCTGAGCACCGCCTGA
- a CDS encoding ABC transporter substrate-binding protein, producing MRRSRLLRLLAIIFAISLIAAACGDDDDTSASGDDGAASDDGSSDDGSSDDGAASDDGSAPSDDGEEPMDDGEEPMDDVTVPSNEDEGITDDVIKVGWMGDLTGPTASAQSFNSHGSQAYFECLNERGGVLGRQIEFIAEDDQFSLENATVNWTKLTEDDKILALVGMGNSAITTALAPEVEALGIPVIGPPQTIDAQFLGDQFFNNIAHYGDQGDIAAGQIAADVGGLENAVVTGISLEVPSGQEFATYVQASVEAGGGTYTGTLFIAPGASEATAQMVELQQAIDELGTNYVTLHGSPGSALVVLQAMSDAGITDIPVIGIHGVAGNSVFTEGPADVTDQTFGIHSFVTANNDTEGAAEMTRCAALAGYEGEELILNFAHGYLNGYIFEQAILRAAEADGEVTREGLTEALKGQFDTMGLSCPIDWSESQHSPCGAPFQLDPATGGMVQANPFEFYAPQLDGVYGLEFTQ from the coding sequence ATGCGACGTAGCAGACTGCTGCGACTTCTTGCGATCATCTTCGCGATCTCACTCATCGCTGCCGCATGCGGCGACGACGACGACACGTCGGCGTCGGGCGACGACGGGGCGGCATCTGACGACGGTTCGTCAGACGACGGCTCCAGCGACGACGGTGCAGCCAGCGACGACGGCTCAGCCCCGTCCGACGACGGCGAAGAGCCGATGGACGACGGCGAAGAGCCGATGGACGACGTGACCGTCCCCTCCAACGAGGACGAGGGAATCACCGACGACGTGATCAAGGTCGGCTGGATGGGTGACCTCACCGGTCCCACCGCCTCGGCCCAGTCGTTCAACTCGCACGGCTCACAGGCCTACTTCGAGTGTCTCAACGAGCGTGGCGGCGTGCTCGGTCGCCAGATCGAGTTCATCGCGGAGGACGACCAGTTCTCCCTCGAGAACGCGACGGTCAACTGGACCAAGCTCACCGAGGACGACAAGATCCTCGCCCTCGTCGGCATGGGCAACTCCGCCATCACGACCGCACTCGCGCCTGAGGTCGAGGCGCTCGGCATCCCCGTGATCGGACCGCCCCAGACGATCGACGCCCAGTTCCTCGGCGATCAGTTCTTCAACAACATCGCCCACTACGGCGACCAGGGTGACATCGCCGCCGGTCAGATCGCGGCCGACGTCGGTGGCCTCGAGAACGCCGTCGTCACCGGCATCAGCCTCGAGGTCCCCTCGGGCCAGGAGTTCGCCACGTACGTCCAGGCATCGGTCGAAGCCGGTGGCGGTACCTACACCGGCACGCTCTTCATCGCCCCGGGTGCCTCCGAGGCGACCGCTCAGATGGTCGAGCTGCAGCAGGCGATCGATGAGCTGGGCACGAACTACGTGACCCTGCACGGTTCGCCGGGCTCGGCGCTCGTCGTCCTCCAGGCCATGTCCGACGCGGGCATCACCGACATCCCGGTCATCGGTATCCACGGCGTGGCAGGCAACTCCGTCTTCACCGAAGGGCCGGCCGACGTGACCGACCAGACCTTCGGCATTCACTCGTTCGTCACCGCGAACAACGACACCGAAGGCGCCGCCGAGATGACCCGTTGCGCAGCGCTCGCGGGCTACGAGGGTGAGGAACTCATCCTCAACTTCGCCCACGGCTACCTCAACGGCTACATCTTCGAGCAGGCCATCCTTCGTGCGGCTGAAGCCGACGGCGAGGTCACCCGCGAGGGCCTGACCGAGGCGCTCAAGGGTCAGTTCGACACGATGGGGCTGTCGTGCCCGATCGACTGGTCCGAGAGCCAGCACAGCCCGTGCGGCGCTCCGTTCCAGCTCGACCCCGCCACGGGCGGCATGGTGCAGGCCAACCCCTTCGAGTTCTACGCACCGCAGCTCGACGGCGTGTACGGCCTCGAGTTCACCCAGTGA
- a CDS encoding ABC transporter substrate-binding protein, whose protein sequence is MVRSRLFRLVAIIFAISLIAAACGDDDDTSASGDDGAASDDGSSDDGSSDDGGELTTPSNEDEGVTDDVIKVGWMGDLTGPTASSQSFNSHGSEAYFACLNERGGLFGRQIEYLPEDDQFGAEAASVNWTKLTEDDKILTLVGMGNSAITTQLGPDVERLGIPVIGPPQTIDAQLDGTHFFNNIAHYGDYADMAVAQIAGDLGGIENAVVMGFSLEVPSGQEYAAYVEDSVTAAGGTYAGTLFLAPGQTEATAQMVELEQAIENEGVNYLTVHGSPGTNLVAVQAMADAGITDIFLTGIHTMSSNSVWIEGPAEVMDDQATGFHTFITANNDIEASAEMTRCAELVGYSGDELVNNFAHGFLNAYIFEQAAIRAVEATGELTRATLTDALRAAPFDTMGISCPVDWTTSQHSPCGAAFVLDPATGGMVPVEPFEFYAPQVDGVYGIDF, encoded by the coding sequence ATGGTACGAAGCAGGCTTTTTCGACTTGTCGCGATCATTTTCGCGATCTCACTGATCGCGGCCGCGTGCGGCGACGACGACGACACCTCGGCGTCGGGCGACGACGGCGCGGCATCTGACGACGGTTCGTCAGACGACGGCTCCAGCGACGACGGCGGCGAGCTGACCACCCCCTCGAACGAGGACGAGGGCGTCACCGACGACGTCATCAAGGTGGGCTGGATGGGTGACCTCACCGGCCCCACCGCCTCTTCGCAGTCGTTCAACTCCCACGGCTCCGAGGCGTACTTCGCATGTCTCAACGAGCGTGGAGGCCTGTTCGGTCGCCAGATCGAGTACCTGCCCGAGGACGACCAGTTCGGAGCCGAGGCCGCCTCGGTGAACTGGACCAAGCTCACCGAGGACGACAAGATCCTCACGCTCGTCGGAATGGGCAACTCTGCCATCACCACCCAGCTCGGTCCCGACGTGGAGCGTCTCGGCATTCCCGTGATCGGCCCGCCCCAGACGATCGACGCCCAGCTCGACGGGACGCACTTCTTCAACAACATCGCCCACTACGGCGACTACGCCGACATGGCCGTGGCACAGATCGCCGGTGACCTCGGCGGCATCGAGAACGCCGTCGTGATGGGCTTCAGCCTCGAAGTTCCCTCGGGCCAGGAGTACGCCGCGTACGTGGAGGACTCGGTGACTGCGGCCGGCGGGACCTACGCAGGCACACTGTTCCTCGCCCCGGGCCAGACCGAGGCGACCGCCCAGATGGTCGAGCTCGAGCAGGCAATCGAGAACGAGGGCGTGAACTACCTGACGGTCCACGGATCGCCGGGCACGAACCTCGTTGCCGTTCAGGCCATGGCCGACGCCGGCATCACCGACATCTTCCTCACCGGCATCCACACGATGTCGTCGAACTCGGTCTGGATCGAAGGTCCCGCCGAGGTCATGGACGACCAGGCCACCGGTTTCCACACGTTCATCACGGCCAACAACGACATCGAGGCCTCGGCCGAAATGACCCGCTGCGCCGAGCTCGTGGGCTACTCGGGCGACGAGCTGGTGAACAACTTCGCCCACGGCTTCCTCAACGCCTACATCTTCGAGCAGGCGGCGATCCGTGCGGTGGAGGCCACCGGTGAGCTCACCCGTGCGACCCTGACCGATGCCCTGCGGGCCGCGCCGTTCGACACGATGGGGATCTCGTGCCCGGTCGACTGGACGACGAGCCAGCACAGCCCGTGCGGCGCGGCGTTCGTTCTGGACCCGGCCACGGGCGGAATGGTCCCGGTCGAGCCGTTCGAGTTCTACGCGCCACAGGTCGACGGCGTGTACGGCATCGACTTCTAG
- a CDS encoding VOC family protein has product MTRPANGTPVQIAYVVDDVRAAATRWAAEEGAGPFFVRDHIPVTEVVHRGHLAAFDHSSACGQWGDLMLELVVDHGDGPSAVRDMFAPGRYGLHHMALFCDDVGAEAARLEAAGHPVAQTALAWGQTRFTFVDTTATRGHMIELYEPSDRLLDFYAMVADAAAGWDGGDPVREL; this is encoded by the coding sequence GTGACCCGACCCGCCAACGGCACCCCCGTGCAGATCGCCTACGTCGTGGACGACGTGCGCGCCGCCGCGACGCGCTGGGCCGCCGAGGAGGGGGCCGGCCCGTTCTTCGTACGTGACCACATCCCGGTCACCGAGGTCGTGCACCGCGGCCACCTGGCCGCCTTCGACCACAGTTCGGCCTGTGGCCAGTGGGGCGACCTGATGCTCGAACTCGTGGTCGACCACGGTGACGGCCCCTCGGCCGTGCGGGACATGTTCGCCCCCGGGCGCTACGGACTACACCACATGGCCCTCTTCTGCGACGACGTCGGCGCCGAGGCGGCCCGGCTGGAGGCTGCCGGCCATCCGGTTGCACAGACCGCCCTCGCCTGGGGACAGACGCGCTTCACGTTCGTCGACACGACCGCGACCCGGGGCCACATGATCGAGCTGTACGAGCCCAGCGATCGCCTCCTCGACTTCTACGCGATGGTTGCCGACGCAGCAGCCGGCTGGGACGGCGGCGACCCCGTGCGCGAGCTGTGA
- a CDS encoding thioesterase family protein, producing the protein MTDTEGVVSTTRFADLLDLAKVDDDTWLGFSLPYPWGRIYGGQVMAQALWAAWETIDVDVLPHSLHAYFILPGDLSEPVRYEVDRLRDGRSFVTRRVVARQSDGAILNLSASFHVDEGGTEIQGATMPTDVDPPDAVESSSWLPVLDRRSVDDPLASANERSWFKVEGEMPEDPCAHACAHVFLSDSLPTRAVLGLQPAWNPARPLDHPYVAASLDHSMWFHRPQRGDAWTLHDVEAETFVSARGLTTGRLYSRDGLLVASSAQQVLVRTRRAPTPEGAAGEGSGGNRLHQGSPRTRG; encoded by the coding sequence ATGACTGATACCGAGGGCGTCGTGTCGACGACGCGATTCGCCGACCTACTCGATCTCGCGAAGGTCGACGACGACACCTGGCTCGGATTCAGCCTCCCGTACCCGTGGGGGCGGATCTACGGCGGACAGGTCATGGCCCAGGCCCTCTGGGCGGCGTGGGAGACCATCGACGTCGACGTCCTCCCGCATTCCCTGCACGCCTACTTCATCCTCCCCGGCGACCTGAGCGAACCGGTCCGCTACGAGGTCGATCGACTGCGCGACGGGCGGTCCTTCGTCACGCGCCGCGTCGTCGCCCGCCAGTCCGACGGAGCAATTCTCAACCTCTCCGCCTCCTTCCACGTCGACGAGGGCGGCACGGAGATCCAGGGCGCGACGATGCCGACCGACGTCGACCCACCCGATGCGGTGGAGAGCTCGTCCTGGCTGCCGGTTCTCGACCGGCGCTCGGTCGACGATCCGCTCGCGTCCGCCAACGAGCGCTCGTGGTTCAAGGTCGAAGGCGAGATGCCCGAGGACCCGTGTGCGCACGCGTGCGCACACGTCTTCCTCTCCGACTCGCTGCCCACCAGAGCCGTACTGGGACTTCAACCCGCCTGGAACCCGGCCCGCCCACTGGACCACCCCTACGTGGCCGCGAGTCTCGATCACTCGATGTGGTTCCACCGCCCTCAGCGGGGTGACGCGTGGACGCTGCACGACGTGGAGGCGGAGACGTTCGTCAGCGCTCGGGGTCTGACCACGGGTCGCCTCTACAGCCGCGACGGACTTCTGGTGGCATCGAGCGCCCAGCAGGTCCTCGTACGGACCCGCCGTGCACCCACGCCCGAAGGCGCCGCTGGTGAGGGCTCGGGCGGCAACCGACTCCACCAGGGGTCACCGCGCACACGCGGCTGA
- a CDS encoding DUF6285 domain-containing protein, translating to MTPEDLHGLPSSAELIEATQEWLTRELAPKLDGRDAFMVRVVNNVLGQVEREMATGAEQAAAVSHELETLGYADEAALASAIRGRSVRIDDPEVIAVVRAVVDARLAVANPRYVERR from the coding sequence GTGACGCCCGAGGACCTCCACGGCCTGCCGTCGTCGGCGGAGCTGATCGAGGCCACGCAGGAGTGGCTGACCCGTGAGCTCGCACCGAAACTCGACGGCCGGGACGCCTTCATGGTGAGGGTGGTGAACAACGTGCTCGGTCAGGTGGAGCGTGAGATGGCCACCGGCGCCGAGCAGGCGGCCGCGGTCTCCCACGAGCTCGAGACGCTCGGGTACGCCGACGAGGCGGCCCTGGCGTCGGCGATCCGTGGCCGATCGGTGCGTATCGACGATCCCGAGGTGATCGCCGTCGTGCGGGCGGTGGTCGACGCCCGCCTCGCGGTAGCCAATCCCCGCTACGTCGAGCGACGCTGA
- a CDS encoding phosphotransferase family protein, with translation MKDPADTDDQLLSALLAVTTASGLDAESVDGVVQLTAGASRRTLIFDAISADGERTPLVVQVSVGADALAIVDTPAEAALLERADAAGVTVPGFVGSGDNDGLGGPWILTRAVAGETIARRILRDDEFATARERLVGQCGRELAVIHSVEVGDLDLVDLDDPVADLRARYDGFDQPRAAFEMGFVWLEDNRPDPVEPTLVHGDFRLGNLIVAEAGLSAILDWELAHRGDPAEDLAWLCVRAWRFGGADPVAGIGSREELLGAYRAAGGREMDLERLAWWEVYGTLRWGVICMQQAGRHRSGETRSVELAAIGRRICENEYEILELVT, from the coding sequence GTGAAGGATCCAGCCGACACCGACGACCAGCTCCTGTCGGCCCTGCTGGCGGTGACCACCGCATCCGGGCTCGACGCGGAGTCCGTCGACGGTGTCGTCCAACTCACCGCGGGGGCGTCGCGACGTACGTTGATCTTCGACGCGATCAGCGCCGATGGGGAACGCACGCCGCTGGTCGTCCAGGTGAGTGTCGGCGCGGATGCGCTCGCCATCGTCGATACGCCTGCCGAAGCTGCGCTGCTGGAGCGGGCCGACGCAGCCGGCGTCACAGTTCCCGGGTTCGTCGGGTCCGGCGACAATGACGGCCTCGGCGGGCCCTGGATCCTGACCCGCGCGGTGGCCGGCGAGACCATCGCCCGCCGGATCCTCCGCGACGACGAGTTCGCAACGGCTCGCGAGCGTCTCGTCGGGCAGTGTGGGAGGGAACTGGCGGTCATCCACTCCGTCGAGGTCGGGGACCTCGATCTGGTGGATCTCGACGACCCGGTCGCGGATCTACGTGCGCGCTACGACGGGTTCGACCAGCCGCGGGCGGCCTTCGAGATGGGTTTCGTGTGGCTCGAGGACAACCGCCCCGACCCGGTGGAGCCGACACTGGTGCACGGCGACTTCCGCCTGGGCAACCTCATCGTCGCCGAGGCGGGCCTGAGCGCCATCCTGGACTGGGAGCTCGCCCACCGGGGCGATCCGGCGGAGGATCTCGCCTGGTTGTGCGTACGCGCCTGGCGGTTCGGCGGGGCGGACCCCGTCGCCGGAATCGGCTCGCGCGAAGAGCTCCTCGGTGCCTACCGGGCGGCCGGGGGGCGCGAGATGGATCTCGAGCGGCTGGCGTGGTGGGAGGTCTACGGCACGCTGCGCTGGGGCGTGATCTGCATGCAACAGGCCGGACGTCACCGTTCGGGCGAGACGCGATCGGTCGAGCTCGCTGCCATCGGCCGGCGGATCTGTGAGAACGAGTACGAGATCCTGGAGCTGGTCACATGA
- a CDS encoding acyl-CoA dehydrogenase family protein, whose product MRRRLYDNDHEQFRAAFRTFLERNAVPHADEWEERGTVDRGYWHEAGKAGFIGFEAPVEHGGLAIRDFRYNAVITEEIVRSGVNGDAFTMANDILAPYLIEVTDEAQAQRWLPGFVSGELIAALALSEPGGGSDLAALASTGTWHGDRIVINGSKTFITSGATADLALVLVRTGEADGRGMTLVAVEADTPGFTRGAPMHKIGRRAQDTAELFFTDCEVPASNVLGEPGEGFRLVMRNLARERLSIAVNGVCVARRALDLTLDHTRERKTFGKRLVDHQSVRHAVAEMHTAIEVTQSHIDRCIVALDAGELTAVDAAAAKFHATELEFATADRCLQLFGGYGYIEEYPIARLWRDARVTRIYGGANEIMREIVGRDIAGRP is encoded by the coding sequence GTGAGACGCCGGCTCTACGACAACGACCACGAGCAGTTCAGGGCGGCGTTCCGGACCTTCCTGGAGCGCAACGCCGTCCCCCACGCCGACGAGTGGGAGGAACGCGGGACCGTCGACCGCGGTTACTGGCACGAGGCCGGCAAGGCGGGCTTCATCGGCTTCGAGGCACCCGTGGAGCACGGTGGACTGGCGATCCGCGACTTCCGCTACAACGCCGTCATCACCGAGGAGATCGTCCGATCGGGCGTCAACGGCGACGCCTTCACGATGGCCAATGACATCCTCGCCCCCTACCTGATCGAGGTCACCGACGAGGCCCAGGCGCAGCGGTGGCTCCCCGGTTTCGTCAGCGGAGAGCTCATCGCGGCGCTCGCGCTCAGCGAGCCGGGAGGGGGTTCGGACCTCGCCGCTCTCGCCTCCACGGGGACGTGGCACGGCGACCGCATCGTCATCAACGGATCGAAGACCTTCATCACGAGCGGCGCCACGGCCGACCTCGCCCTCGTGCTGGTCCGCACGGGCGAAGCCGATGGTCGCGGGATGACCCTCGTCGCCGTCGAAGCCGACACCCCGGGCTTCACGAGAGGCGCACCGATGCACAAGATCGGCCGCCGCGCCCAGGACACCGCGGAGCTGTTCTTCACCGACTGCGAGGTTCCCGCTTCCAACGTCCTCGGCGAGCCGGGTGAGGGCTTCCGCCTCGTCATGCGGAACCTCGCCCGCGAGCGGCTCTCGATCGCGGTGAACGGGGTGTGCGTGGCACGACGGGCCCTCGACTTGACCCTCGACCACACCCGTGAACGCAAGACTTTCGGTAAGCGCCTCGTGGACCATCAGAGCGTCCGCCACGCCGTCGCGGAGATGCACACCGCCATCGAGGTCACCCAGAGTCACATCGACCGCTGCATCGTCGCACTCGACGCCGGTGAGCTCACCGCGGTGGACGCCGCGGCGGCCAAGTTCCACGCCACCGAACTCGAGTTCGCCACAGCGGACCGCTGCCTGCAGCTCTTCGGTGGCTACGGCTACATCGAGGAGTATCCGATCGCGCGGCTCTGGCGCGACGCCCGGGTCACCCGCATCTACGGTGGGGCCAACGAGATAATGCGCGAGATCGTGGGGCGCGACATCGCCGGCAGACCATGA
- a CDS encoding ester cyclase gives MADGPGELAADPFVALMWRYVVEYTNTHDASVCDEIMDPGYCLHMGGHDVRGRDDAYKPAVAAQYRQFPYLGIVAHDVVSNGDRLALHFSEHGASNRFDGNTASWSGIGVYDWDGARLLENWVEQDYFARRLQLSSGVPTPLDPPALDPWVVPAVPADAGTEAAARRWLEEGRLDGEGIVVDDRGHAPGSKQPRIDVTDVTVDDLFSAGTKFGFHATWRGVYVGGLDGQDDAVGTEVLHYFSGIGTVTGGIVTARVITDRLGLDKRLSAGAG, from the coding sequence ATGGCCGACGGACCCGGTGAACTGGCGGCCGACCCCTTCGTCGCCCTCATGTGGCGGTACGTGGTCGAGTACACGAACACCCACGACGCGTCGGTGTGTGACGAGATCATGGATCCCGGGTACTGCCTCCACATGGGCGGACACGACGTCCGGGGCCGCGACGACGCGTACAAGCCCGCCGTCGCCGCGCAGTACCGGCAGTTCCCGTATCTCGGGATCGTGGCGCACGACGTCGTCTCGAACGGTGACCGCCTCGCCCTGCACTTCTCCGAGCACGGCGCATCGAACCGCTTCGACGGGAACACCGCATCCTGGAGCGGCATCGGCGTCTATGACTGGGACGGAGCGCGCCTCCTCGAGAACTGGGTGGAGCAGGACTACTTCGCCCGTCGCCTCCAGTTGAGCTCCGGCGTACCGACACCGCTCGACCCACCGGCGCTGGACCCGTGGGTGGTTCCCGCTGTGCCGGCCGACGCGGGAACCGAGGCGGCAGCGCGTCGGTGGCTCGAGGAGGGACGCCTCGACGGCGAGGGGATCGTCGTCGACGATCGCGGGCACGCTCCCGGTTCGAAGCAGCCGCGTATCGACGTGACCGACGTCACCGTCGACGACCTGTTCAGCGCCGGCACGAAATTCGGCTTCCACGCCACCTGGCGGGGTGTCTACGTGGGCGGTCTCGACGGGCAGGACGATGCCGTCGGCACCGAGGTCCTCCACTACTTCTCGGGGATCGGCACGGTGACCGGGGGCATCGTGACCGCCCGGGTCATCACCGACCGCCTCGGGCTCGACAAGCGCCTCTCCGCCGGAGCCGGCTGA
- a CDS encoding EamA family transporter, whose translation MQKFLLHLSLAATAAMWGMVFVAIAKVRPYVDSLQLTTIRFTLIGLVFLVLMALRAETRPKLDRSDLPRLFLVGVIAVPVTQIPIVYGQKFLSPPLVSVIVSTAPAFTAVFAVMLLSERFRGRQILGFLVALSGASVVILAGSGDAAITVDDPLSATLTLATPIGWALYTVMSKPMSGRFPPITGVGIVLVAGMITMIPLMPHAARGLDDMPAAAWGWMIYLVIGGTVVPYLLWFKALTKLTASQTSAYMFAVPFAALGASWLILDIVPEPIALLGGGLIIVGVVMTQIAAGTNPRPPTTDPAGGTPTSTQEKGAPV comes from the coding sequence ATGCAGAAGTTCCTGCTCCATCTGTCACTGGCAGCCACAGCGGCCATGTGGGGCATGGTCTTCGTGGCGATCGCGAAGGTCCGTCCCTACGTGGACTCCCTCCAGCTGACGACCATCCGGTTCACCCTGATCGGACTCGTCTTCCTCGTCCTGATGGCGCTGCGCGCCGAGACGAGGCCCAAACTCGACCGGTCGGACCTGCCCCGGCTGTTCCTCGTCGGCGTCATCGCCGTCCCCGTCACGCAGATCCCCATCGTCTACGGCCAGAAGTTCCTCTCGCCGCCTCTCGTCTCGGTCATCGTCTCGACGGCGCCGGCGTTCACGGCGGTCTTCGCCGTGATGCTGCTCTCGGAACGTTTCCGGGGCCGCCAGATCCTCGGCTTCCTCGTCGCCCTGTCGGGCGCCAGCGTCGTGATCCTCGCAGGCAGCGGCGATGCGGCCATCACCGTCGACGACCCCCTGAGCGCGACTCTCACCCTGGCGACCCCGATCGGCTGGGCCCTCTACACCGTGATGTCGAAGCCGATGTCGGGCCGGTTCCCGCCGATCACCGGGGTCGGAATCGTCCTCGTCGCAGGGATGATCACGATGATCCCGCTCATGCCTCACGCCGCGCGGGGACTCGACGACATGCCCGCGGCCGCCTGGGGTTGGATGATCTACCTCGTGATCGGCGGGACCGTCGTCCCGTACCTGCTGTGGTTCAAGGCACTCACGAAACTCACGGCCAGCCAGACCTCGGCCTACATGTTCGCCGTGCCCTTCGCGGCTCTCGGGGCCTCGTGGCTCATCCTCGACATCGTGCCGGAGCCGATCGCGCTGCTGGGCGGCGGACTCATCATCGTCGGCGTGGTGATGACCCAGATCGCCGCCGGAACGAACCCCCGACCACCGACCACCGACCCGGCGGGCGGAACCCCTACGTCGACGCAGGAAAAGGGCGCACCCGTCTGA